From Mastacembelus armatus chromosome 13, fMasArm1.2, whole genome shotgun sequence, one genomic window encodes:
- the c1qtnf5 gene encoding complement C1q tumor necrosis factor-related protein 5 gives MPKSKQFVDDCRSVEQQCHNDQQTLMLEFFPARLWLGGKTFAGFPSTSTNISGSSSSSSQRLHYITCRDTAMTSLRLLPLLHSLLILQVHLSNQLEDNKIPPSLCTGHPGTPGSPGVHGSPGQPGRDGRDGRDAAPGEKGEKGDRGDHGETGVRGLTGDKGDSGEKGERGQPGECAVAPKSAFSAKLSEGRALPLTVGDAVRFDKILLNEQGDYNTETGRFTCRVPGVYYFVVHSTVYRSSLQFDLMKNGHTVASYFQFHGNWPKPASLSGGSLLHLIPGDQVWVQMALSEYNGFYSSTKTDSTFTGFLVYSDWKNSAVFA, from the exons ATGCCCAAATCTAAACAATTTGTAGACGACTGCAGGTCTGTCGAGCAGCAGTGCCACAATGATCAGCAGACACTCATGCTGGAG TTTTTCCCAGCCAGACTCTGGTTGGGAGGGAAAACTTTTGCTGGATTCCCCTCAACATCCACAAACATCAGcggtagcagcagcagcagctcccaAAGACTGCACTACATCACCTG ccgTGATACTGCAATGACCTCACTCAGGCTGCTGCCCCTGTTGCACTCCCTCCTCATCCTACAAGTCCATCTTTCCAACCAGTTAGAAGACAACAAAATCCCTCCCAGTCTGTGTACTGGTCACCCTGGTACCCCAGGCTCTCCTGGAGTCCATGGTAGCCCTGGTCAACCAGGGAGAGATGGGAGGGATGGAAGGGATGCTGCACCGGGGGAGAAGGGAGAAAAGGGGGACAGGGGAGACCATG GTGAGACTGGAGTGCGAGGCTTGACTGGGGACAAAGGTGACTCAGGAGAGAAAGGGGAGAGGGGACAGCCAGGAGAGTGTGCTGTGGCCCCCAAATCAGCCTTCAGCGCCAAACTATCCGAAGGCCGTGCTCTACCACTCACTGTAGGCGATGCGGTCCGCTTCGACAAGATCTTGCTGAACGAACAGGGGGACTATAACACAGAGACGGGAcgcttcacctgcagagtcccTGGTGTCTACTACTTTGTCGTCCACTCCACAGTCTACCGTTCCAGCCTGCAATTTGACCTGATGAAAAACGGACACACAGTGGCAtcttattttcagtttcatggAAATTGGCCCAAACCGGCGTCTCTGTCAGGCGGCTCCTTGCTCCACCTTATTCCTGGGGACCAGGTGTGGGTCCAGATGGCTCTGTCAGAGTACAATGGATTTTACTCCAGCACCAAGACAGACAGCACCTTCACTGGCTTCCTGGTGTACTCAGACTGGAAAAactctgctgtgtttgcatgA
- the rnf26 gene encoding E3 ubiquitin-protein ligase RNF26, with protein sequence MGLLDFVISTAGKCLDVVCFLLDLNFLIVHSVVRTVLAVLTFINSLPTLLLNSVLELGNFTVVCLMSMAEATSAAAHSTVNMLGSLMLALEGLLESLKMVGYLSMHVLLRGKEHLCRGALSVLEGCSIAVSLVVYFTNTVVNFALIATQNMYMAVVSVWQTVSSPLQKVLELTLTSFTFLYSSLVGTSAVLWSPCKLVLDFVVSLVHMFVSIFILNIYGLLLTIAITITTTAYLNPELTRQAVLRVVEYVNSIPALRRLYPPLHRLALTLWGAPHFVRGYVQHLRRLVHQLYLLERGLWQELSRHSSQLGVLLRTRLHRDNNNRYRIRGDGEPGEGQRDPPDGRAGDGEHQELLDLVLPSSSTNKTDEKQLSSNSDSRPLPAKNLLSLLKEQEERKKCVICQDCAKTVVLLPCRHLCLCRDCTSILLRQPVYQQNCPLCRHMILNTMDVYL encoded by the coding sequence ATGGGTCTGCTGGACTTTGTCATCTCCACTGCGGGAAAATGCCTGGACGTGGTATGTTTTTTGCTGGACCTGAACTTTCTCATCGTGCACAGCGTGGTGCGGACTGTGCTGGCGGTCCTCACCTTCATCAACAGCCTGCCCACCCTCCTGCTCAACTCGGTGCTGGAGCTGGGAAACTTCACCGTGGTTTGTTTGATGTCCATGGCAGAGGCGACCTCGGCCGCAGCCCACAGTACCGTTAACATGCTGGGGAGCCTCATGCTGGCTCTGGAGGGGCTGCTGGAGAGCTTGAAAATGGTGGGTTACCTGTCCATGCACGTCCTGCTCCGGGGGAAGGAGCACCTGTGTCGAGGTGCCCTGTCAGTGCTGGAGGGCTGCAGCATAGCAGTCAGCCTGGTGGTCTATTTCACCAACACGGTGGTGAACTTTGCCCTCATAGCCACTCAGAACATGTACATGGCTGTGGTCAGCGTGTGGCAGACGGTGTCCAGCCCGCTGCAGAAGGTGCTGGAGCTCACGCTGACCTCCTTCACTTTTCTGTACAGCAGCCTGGTTGGCACATCAGCTGTCCTATGGTCACCTTGTAAGCTGGTGTTGGACTTTGTGGTTTCGCTGGTGCACATGTTCGTCAGCATCTTCATACTGAACATCTACGGCCTCCTGCTCACCATCGCTATCACTATAACCACCACTGCCTATCTGAACCCTGAGCTGACCCGACAGGCTGTTTTGCGAGTTGTGGAGTACGTTAACTCTATTCCCGCTTTGCGTAGACTATATCCACCTCTACATCGCCTTGCTTTAACTTTGTGGGGAGCCCCACATTTTGTACGTGGTTACGTGCAACACCTGCGGAGGCTAGTCCATCAGCTTTACCTGCTGGAGAGAGGACTCTGGCAGGAACTGTCTCGACACAGCAGCCAGTTAGGCGTGCTGCTGCGGACACGTCTCCACAGGGACAACAATAACAGATACAGAATAAGAGGCGACGGCGAGCCCGGGGAGGGACAGCGAGACCCACCAGATGGAAGAGCAGGAGATGGAGAGCACCAGGAGCTGCTGGATTTAGTTTTACCCTCTTCTagtacaaacaaaacagacgaGAAGCAGTTGTCTTCCAACAGTGACAGTAGACCTCTGCCTGCCAAGAATCTGCTCTCTCTActgaaggagcaggaggagaggaagaagtgTGTGATCTGCCAGGACTGTGCCAAGACGGTGGTGCTGCTGCCGTGCAGACACCTCTGCTTGTGTAGAGACTGTACAAGCATCCTGTTGAGGCAGCCTGTCTACCAACAGAACTGCCCGCTCTGTCGGCACATGATCCTCAACACAATGGATGTGTATCTATGA